In the Hylaeus volcanicus isolate JK05 chromosome 1, UHH_iyHylVolc1.0_haploid, whole genome shotgun sequence genome, one interval contains:
- the LOC128873079 gene encoding probable methylthioribulose-1-phosphate dehydratase, whose product MASYDDKYDKEHPRNLIPELCRQFYDLGWVTGTGGGISIKHENKIYIAPSGVQKERIHPNEMFVQDIDGKDLELPPAEKKLKKSQCTPLFMCTYLRRNAGAVIHTHSKVAVMVTLHWPGKEFRITHLEMIKGIRNQKLKRAYRYDEELVVPIIENTPFEEDLRDELDATIVAYPETSAVLVRRHGIYVWGDSWQQAKTMTECYDYLFDIALQMKQNGLDPLTTPEDHELKYQRTGTAN is encoded by the exons ATGGCTTCATATGATGATAAGTATGATAAG GAACATCCACGAAATTTGATTCCTGAATTATGTAGACAATTTTATGATCTTGGATGGGTTACTGGCACTGGTGGCGGTATATCCATTAAACATGA aaataaaatttacattgcaCCATCTGGTGTTCAAAAGGAACGCATTCATCCAAACGAAATGTTTGTACAGGATATTGATGGGAAAGACTTAGAATTACCACCAGcagaaaaaaagttgaaaaagtCACAATGTACTCCATTATTTATGTGCACATATTTGAGGAGAAACGCTGGAGCTGTGATACATACTCATTCGAAGGTTGCTGTAATGGTGACATTACATTGGCCTGGGAAAGAATTTCGTATTACTCACCTTGAAATGATAAAAG GTATAAGAAATCAAAAACTAAAACGGGCATACCGTTACGACGAGGAATTAGTAGTGCCAATAATTGAGAATACTCCGTTCGAGGAAGATTTACGAGATGAATTGGATGCAACTATTGTAGCTTATCCGGAAACGAGTGCTGTATTAGTGCGAAGGCACGGTATTTATGTGTGGGGTGATTCATGGCAACAAGCGAAAACAAT GACGGAATGTTATGATTACTTATTCGATATCGCTTTACAAATGAAGCAGAATGGATTAGATCCTCTTACAACTCCCGAAGAtcatgaattaaaatatcaaagaactGGAACCGCGAATTAA
- the LOC128884627 gene encoding protein phosphatase methylesterase 1 isoform X2, with product MSSLQKSILKSKLPPSGVNFGIGARVSKSKGFQRKRDYEPIQWVTYFDHSEDIKIGNDTFHIYTKGTEGPTLVLLHGGGYSGLTWAELTKSLMTMIVCKVMAIDLRGHGDTWTTNEEDLSANTLAEDVAAVIKIAATDDSSIILVGHSMGGAVAVRAAPLIPNLYGLGVIDVVEGTAMDALASMQSFLRSRPSSFSSISQAIECVRSGQIRNVQSAKVSVPGQIKNNETNKLATHDIDLLSQSSCEYNAEPAMPREDIIQEEESVNMPPPPPISTSPSARKYVWRIDLSKTEQHWFGWFKGLSTAFLNVPVPKVLLLAGVDRLDRELTVGQMQGKFQMQVLPACGHAVHEDVPDKVAEAIATFMVRHKFAEPASDFPRTFPAC from the exons ATGTCTTCCCTTCAAAAGTCGATTTTAAAATCGAAGTTACCACCGTCAGGTGTTAATTTTGGAATCGGCGCTAG AGTTAGTAAGTCAAAGGGATTTCAACGTAAGAGAGATTATGAGCCAATTCAGTGGGTTACTTATTTCGATCACTCTGAggatataaaaattggaaatgatacatttcatatttataccAAGGGTACAGAGGGACCAACGTTAGTATTGTTACATGGGGGTGGTTACAGTGGATTAACATGGGCAGAACTGACC aAATCGCTTATGACTATGATAGTCTGTAAAGTTATGGCAATTGATCTTAGAGGTCATGGGGATACATGGACTACAAATGAAGAAGACTTATCTGCGAATACTTTAGCAGA AGATGTTGCAGCAGTTATAAAAATAGCAGCTACAGATGATAGTTCTATAATTCTAGTGGGTCACAGTATGGGTGGTGCAGTGGCTGTTAGAGCTGCACCATTAATACCAAATTTGTATGGATTAGGAGTTATCGATGTTGTTGAAGGCACAGCAATGGATGCATTGGCATCTATGCAAAGCTTTTTAAGATCTCGGCCATCTAGTTTTAGTTCTATTTCACAAGCGATAGAATG TGTACGAAGTGGCCAAATCCGTAATGTACAATCAGCTAAGGTGTCAGTTCCTggacaaataaaaaa CAACGAAACTAATAAATTAGCTACTCATGACATCGATTTATTATCACAATCGTCATGCGAGTACAACGCCGAGCCTGCGATGCCACGAGAGGATATTATACAAGAAGAGGAATCTGTAAATATGCCCCCACCACCTCCAATTAGCACTTCTCCTTCTGCTAGAAAATACGTTTGGAGGATAGACTTATCCAAAACTGAACAGCATTGGTTTGGGTGGTTTAAAGGATTGTCAACAGCATTCTTAAACGTACCAGTTCCTAAGGTACTATTGCTGGCTGGAGTCGATAGGTTAGATCGAGAACTTACAGTCGGTCAGATGCAAG gaaaatttcaaatgcaaGTATTGCCAGCGTGCGGACATGCGGTGCACGAAGATGTCCCAGATAAAGTAGCAGAGGCTATTGCTACTTTTATGGTTAGACATAAATTTGCGGAGCCAGCATCTGACTTTCCACG AACATTTCCTGCTTGTTAG
- the LOC128873087 gene encoding COMM domain-containing protein 10 produces the protein MDTWITVTPRLKRGLKIANQIDNSKFRLLINRICQSLQSSIDAKIFSEEEEEKLLVSLDLNKEDLISLLDAIISIYKQATCNIIKSQILENTLKDTLKTNDDKVQIFVNAWVTYGKCIIDNFRQKSIFPVQVKDIDWCLNIQAASSTIKKDVRPMALMQLNLTGEQQSKLTVEFDKKELTELYQNLEKLQSQLDALK, from the exons ATGGACACTTGGATCACCGTGACACCGCg GCTCAAACGAGGGCTGAAAATCGCAAATCAAATAGATAATAGTAAATTTCGATTACTTATAAATCGTATTTGTCAGTCGCTGCAGTCTAGTATCGATGCAAAAATATTcagcgaagaagaagaagaaaagttaTTGGTTTCTTTAGACCTGAATAAAGAAGATTTAATTTCCCTCTTAGATgcaataatatcaatttataagCAGGCTACGTGTAACATTATAAAATCgcaaattttagaaaacactTTGAAGGATACCTTAAAAACAAACGATGATAAGGTTCAAATATTTGTGAATGCATGGGTCACGTATGGTAAATGCATAATTGATAACTTTAGGCAGAAATCTATATTTCCTGTTCAG GTTAAAGATATCGATTggtgtttaaatattcaagctgCGTCTTCCACTATTAAGAAGGATGTGCGTCCAATGGCATTAATGCAATTGAATCTGACAGGAGAACAGCAATCCAAATTAACTgttgaatttgataaaaaagaacTAACCGAATTATATCAAAACCTAGAAAAGTTACAGTCGCAATTAGATGCTCTTAAATAA
- the LOC128873072 gene encoding CWF19-like protein 1, with product MSEKQKVLICGDVEGHFKFLFNKVEAINKKSGPFDFLLCVGNFFGEDNIELEVYKNGAKNIPVPTYIIGANREIDLENYPDEDGCEICQNLTYLGKRGVYTASSGLKIAYVSGMESNSAESKPTCFSESDVISIKNSCLRGQPSFRGIDILLTSPWPVGITNLDPNKPNFTYRGSKLIAWLAAQVKPRYHVSALEGIHYERPPYRNQSQQDGNIEIATRFIALAPVMNTQKKKWLYALNLTPVDRTRLSDLVMKTTDETDSPYPKSMLFNQPSSQKIEPKRTQFFYDMDSKEITKRSRYSDGPVKRPKPEFDQAKCWFCLSSPEVSKHLVISVGSEVYVALARGGLVEDHFLVLPITHHQSLSILPKEVKEEMDLYKICITKYYATMDKVPVFFERNYKTSHCQLQVIPVHKNLAPGLKEMFEEMAECNNFKISELPMHTDLQQIAKPGVLYFYVELPGGVKLYHRIKKDFPLQFGREVLASDRILDINDRVDWKDCQMDKEEEIELANRIRKEFQPFDLDT from the exons atgagtGAGAAACAAAAGGTGTTAATTTGCGGAGATGTGGAGGGCcacttcaaatttttgtttaacaaagTTGAAGCCATCAATAAGAAGAGCGGACCGTTTGATTTTCTATTATGCGTTGGAAACTTTTTTGGTGAAGATAATATTGAACTCGAGGTGTATAAAAATGGCGCAAAAAATATCCCGGTTCCAACGTACATTATTGGCGCCAATAGAGAAAttgatttagaaaattatcCAGACGAGGATGGTTGTGAGATATGTCAAAATCTTACCTATCTTGGAAAACGTGGAGTTTATACTGCCAGTTCAGGGTTGAAAATAGCTTATGTTAGCGGTATGGAAAGCAATTCAGCTGAATCAAAGCCCACCTGTTTTAGTGAAAGTGATGTTATATCAATTAAGAATTCTTGCTTAAGAGGCCAACCCAGTTTTCGTGGTATTGATATATTGTTGACTTCTCCTTGGCCTGTTGGTATAACAAATTTAGACCCAAATAAACCAAATTTTACATATCGGGGTTCTAAGTTGATCGCATGGTTGGCTGCACAAGTGAAGCCTAGATATCATGTTTCAGCATTAGAGGGAATTCATTATGAAAGACCACCTTATAG AAATCAAAGTCAGCAAGATGGTAACATTGAAATTGCAACAAGATTTATAGCACTTGCACCTGTAATGAATActcagaaaaagaaatggcTGTATGCATTAAATTTGACTCCTGTGGACAGGACACGTTTATCCGACTTGGTTATGAAAACTACAGATGAAACGGATAGTCCATATCCTAAATCAATGTTATTTAATCAGCCTTCTTCACAAAAAATAGAACCAAAACGCACACAGTTCTTTTATGACATGGattctaaagaaattacaaaaagatCAAGGTATTCAGATGGACCTGTTAAGAGACCAAAACCAGAATTTGATCAAGCAAAATGCTGGTTTTGTTTATCAAGCCCTGAAGTTTCTAAGCATTTAGTAATATCTGTTGGATCAGAGGTTTATGTTGCCCTTGCTAGAGGTGGATTAGTCGAAGATCACTTTTTGGTTCTACCAATAACACACCACCAGAGTCTTTCTATCTTGCCAAAAGaggtaaaagaagaaatggatctatataaaatttgtataacaaaATACTATGCTACTATGGATAAAGTACCTGTATTTTTTGAACGTAATTACAAAACATCCCATTGTCAATTGCAAGTTATACCTGTTCATAAAAACTTAGCACCTGGTCTGAAGGAAATGTTTGAG GAAATGGCagaatgtaataattttaaaataagcGAACTGCCTATGCATACAGATTTGCAACAAATTGCCAAACCAGGCgtactatatttttatgtgGAATTGCCAGGTGGAGTGAAACTATAtcatagaattaaaaaagattttccaCTTCAATTTGGAAGAGAAGTGTTAGCATCCGATAGAATTTTAGATATCAATGACAGAGTTGATTGGAAGGATTGTCAGATGGATAAAGAAGAGGAAATCGAACTAGCAAACAGAATTAGAAAAGAGTTTCAACCGTTTGATTTAGATACTTGA
- the LOC128884627 gene encoding protein phosphatase methylesterase 1 isoform X1, which yields MSSLQKSILKSKLPPSGVNFGIGARVSKSKGFQRKRDYEPIQWVTYFDHSEDIKIGNDTFHIYTKGTEGPTLVLLHGGGYSGLTWAELTKSLMTMIVCKVMAIDLRGHGDTWTTNEEDLSANTLAEDVAAVIKIAATDDSSIILVGHSMGGAVAVRAAPLIPNLYGLGVIDVVEGTAMDALASMQSFLRSRPSSFSSISQAIEWCVRSGQIRNVQSAKVSVPGQIKNNETNKLATHDIDLLSQSSCEYNAEPAMPREDIIQEEESVNMPPPPPISTSPSARKYVWRIDLSKTEQHWFGWFKGLSTAFLNVPVPKVLLLAGVDRLDRELTVGQMQGKFQMQVLPACGHAVHEDVPDKVAEAIATFMVRHKFAEPASDFPRTFPAC from the exons ATGTCTTCCCTTCAAAAGTCGATTTTAAAATCGAAGTTACCACCGTCAGGTGTTAATTTTGGAATCGGCGCTAG AGTTAGTAAGTCAAAGGGATTTCAACGTAAGAGAGATTATGAGCCAATTCAGTGGGTTACTTATTTCGATCACTCTGAggatataaaaattggaaatgatacatttcatatttataccAAGGGTACAGAGGGACCAACGTTAGTATTGTTACATGGGGGTGGTTACAGTGGATTAACATGGGCAGAACTGACC aAATCGCTTATGACTATGATAGTCTGTAAAGTTATGGCAATTGATCTTAGAGGTCATGGGGATACATGGACTACAAATGAAGAAGACTTATCTGCGAATACTTTAGCAGA AGATGTTGCAGCAGTTATAAAAATAGCAGCTACAGATGATAGTTCTATAATTCTAGTGGGTCACAGTATGGGTGGTGCAGTGGCTGTTAGAGCTGCACCATTAATACCAAATTTGTATGGATTAGGAGTTATCGATGTTGTTGAAGGCACAGCAATGGATGCATTGGCATCTATGCAAAGCTTTTTAAGATCTCGGCCATCTAGTTTTAGTTCTATTTCACAAGCGATAGAATGGTG TGTACGAAGTGGCCAAATCCGTAATGTACAATCAGCTAAGGTGTCAGTTCCTggacaaataaaaaa CAACGAAACTAATAAATTAGCTACTCATGACATCGATTTATTATCACAATCGTCATGCGAGTACAACGCCGAGCCTGCGATGCCACGAGAGGATATTATACAAGAAGAGGAATCTGTAAATATGCCCCCACCACCTCCAATTAGCACTTCTCCTTCTGCTAGAAAATACGTTTGGAGGATAGACTTATCCAAAACTGAACAGCATTGGTTTGGGTGGTTTAAAGGATTGTCAACAGCATTCTTAAACGTACCAGTTCCTAAGGTACTATTGCTGGCTGGAGTCGATAGGTTAGATCGAGAACTTACAGTCGGTCAGATGCAAG gaaaatttcaaatgcaaGTATTGCCAGCGTGCGGACATGCGGTGCACGAAGATGTCCCAGATAAAGTAGCAGAGGCTATTGCTACTTTTATGGTTAGACATAAATTTGCGGAGCCAGCATCTGACTTTCCACG AACATTTCCTGCTTGTTAG